The Afipia massiliensis genome has a segment encoding these proteins:
- a CDS encoding endonuclease domain-containing protein: MGVIGPNENARALRKQLTPQEVKLWVKLRELKTLGFHFRKQSPIGRYIVDFASFRNRLIIEPDGGQHGIHPGRKSDQARDAFLASQGFRVLRFWNSDIDQNLSGVMETVLSTLRTPTPALRADPPHKGEG; this comes from the coding sequence GTGGGGGTTATCGGGCCAAACGAAAATGCCCGCGCACTTCGCAAACAGCTCACACCGCAGGAAGTTAAACTGTGGGTGAAGTTACGTGAATTGAAAACACTCGGCTTCCATTTTCGTAAACAATCCCCCATCGGGCGATACATCGTTGATTTCGCTTCCTTCCGTAATCGCCTGATTATCGAACCGGACGGCGGCCAGCATGGAATTCATCCGGGCCGTAAGTCCGATCAAGCGCGCGATGCTTTTCTGGCTTCACAAGGATTCAGGGTTCTTCGGTTCTGGAACTCAGACATCGATCAGAATTTGAGTGGAGTGATGGAGACAGTTCTTTCTACGTTGCGTACCCCCACCCCGGCGCTTCGCGCCGACCCTCCCCACAAGGGGGAGGGATAA
- a CDS encoding glutamate synthase subunit beta, protein MGKPTGFLEIERHDRKYTPVSERVKDFKEFVIPLSERDTRDQAARCMNCGIPYCHGTGSVQPGTPGCPVNNQIPDFNDLVYNGNWEEASRNLHSTNNFPEFTGRICPAPCEASCTLNIDDNPVTIKTIECAIVDRAWDSGWLKPEIAPQKTGKKVAVVGSGPAGLAAAQQLARVGHDVHVFEKFAKAGGLLRYGIPDFKMEKGIIDRRVAQMEAEGVTFHYNTPVGGSYAGAIEPQDLLKVYDAVALTGGAEASRDLPIPGRELDGIHFAMDFLPQQNRRVGNEPLGDVREILATGKDVVVIGGGDTGSDCIGTSIRQGAKSVTQLEIMPAPPERENKALSWPNWPLKMRTSSSQAEGAIREYAVLTQKFSGGDGKVAKLHCVHVDDKFQPVPGSEFELKAELVLLAMGFVHPVHEGLLKKLGVELDPRGNVRASTNNYQTSVPKVFSSGDMRRGQSLVVWAIREGRQCAAAIDQHLMGTTTLPR, encoded by the coding sequence ATGGGTAAGCCTACAGGTTTTCTTGAGATCGAGCGTCACGACCGCAAGTACACGCCGGTCTCGGAACGGGTGAAGGATTTCAAGGAATTCGTCATTCCACTGAGCGAGAGGGACACGCGCGATCAGGCCGCGCGCTGCATGAATTGCGGCATTCCCTATTGCCATGGCACAGGCTCGGTGCAGCCGGGCACGCCCGGCTGCCCGGTCAATAACCAGATCCCGGACTTCAACGATCTCGTCTACAACGGCAACTGGGAAGAAGCGTCGCGCAACCTGCACTCGACCAACAACTTCCCCGAGTTCACCGGCCGCATCTGCCCGGCGCCGTGCGAAGCCTCCTGCACGCTGAACATCGACGACAACCCGGTGACCATCAAGACCATCGAATGCGCCATCGTCGACCGCGCATGGGACAGCGGCTGGCTCAAGCCTGAGATCGCCCCGCAAAAGACCGGCAAGAAAGTCGCCGTGGTCGGTTCCGGTCCCGCAGGCCTCGCCGCCGCGCAGCAGCTCGCACGCGTTGGTCACGATGTCCATGTGTTCGAGAAGTTCGCCAAGGCCGGCGGACTTCTGCGCTACGGCATTCCCGACTTCAAAATGGAAAAGGGCATCATCGACCGCCGCGTGGCGCAGATGGAAGCCGAAGGCGTCACCTTCCACTATAATACGCCGGTCGGCGGCTCCTATGCCGGTGCGATCGAGCCGCAGGATCTGCTCAAGGTCTACGACGCGGTCGCGCTGACCGGCGGCGCGGAAGCGTCGCGCGATCTGCCGATCCCGGGCCGCGAGCTCGACGGCATTCATTTCGCGATGGATTTCCTGCCGCAGCAGAACCGCCGGGTCGGCAACGAGCCGCTCGGCGACGTCCGCGAGATCCTCGCCACCGGCAAGGACGTGGTGGTGATCGGCGGCGGCGACACCGGCTCCGACTGCATCGGCACGTCGATTCGTCAGGGCGCGAAATCGGTGACGCAGCTTGAAATCATGCCGGCGCCGCCCGAGCGCGAGAACAAGGCACTGAGCTGGCCGAACTGGCCGCTGAAGATGCGCACCTCGTCGAGCCAGGCCGAAGGCGCGATCCGCGAATACGCCGTGCTGACCCAGAAGTTCTCCGGCGGTGACGGCAAGGTCGCGAAGCTGCATTGCGTTCACGTCGACGACAAATTCCAGCCGGTACCCGGCAGCGAATTCGAACTGAAGGCCGAACTGGTTCTGCTGGCGATGGGCTTCGTGCATCCGGTGCATGAAGGTCTGCTGAAGAAGCTCGGCGTCGAACTCGATCCGCGCGGCAACGTGCGCGCCTCGACCAACAACTACCAGACCTCGGTGCCGAAGGTGTTCTCGTCCGGCGACATGCGCCGCGGGCAGTCGCTCGTCGTCTGGGCGATCCGCGAAGGTCGCCAGTGCGCCGCCGCGATCGATCAGCATCTGATGGGCACGACCACGCTGCCGCGCTGA
- a CDS encoding DUF1236 domain-containing protein, with translation MKIRKAMAVAVIALTPGIALAQSATVEGARDGAAAGHAIGGPVGGAVGGTVGAAVGTAIDIPAAVISSVTGLPGPSVVVKERVVVGEPLPSYVEVRPVPSHVEYHYAVVNDRRVIVEPRTRRVIRVIE, from the coding sequence ATGAAGATTCGTAAGGCAATGGCAGTTGCGGTGATCGCACTGACGCCGGGCATCGCGCTTGCGCAGAGCGCCACGGTGGAAGGCGCGCGCGACGGCGCAGCCGCGGGTCATGCCATCGGCGGTCCTGTGGGCGGAGCGGTCGGCGGTACGGTTGGCGCCGCGGTCGGCACCGCCATCGATATTCCGGCGGCCGTGATTTCGTCGGTCACCGGTTTGCCGGGACCTTCGGTGGTCGTGAAGGAGCGCGTGGTGGTCGGTGAGCCGCTGCCGAGCTATGTCGAAGTGCGTCCGGTGCCGAGTCACGTCGAATATCACTATGCGGTCGTGAACGACCGTCGTGTGATCGTCGAACCGCGGACACGCCGCGTCATTCGCGTCATCGAGTAA